One Veillonellales bacterium genomic region harbors:
- the hcp gene encoding hydroxylamine reductase: MQNAMFCYQCEQTAGGKGCVKMGVCGKTPEVAALQDVLIHSLKGIGYYGWQVIKDGGKIDTPTYKFVMDTMFSTLTNVNFDPERFVQYIQQANKIKSQLKEQLGAMAKSAPREAEYMAPSTKEEMLRDAPRFGIMADETMDMDIRSLQQTLIYGFKGMAAYAHHALILGKKDEEVGNFFFKGLAAALDQSLGVPEWLGLCMELGKTNLKCMEMLDAANTVAYGNPEPTEILISKKAGPFIVISGHDMKDLKQLLEQTEGKGVNIYTHGEMIPGHGYPELKKHKHLIGNFGTAWQNQQKEFDNLPGCILMTTNCLMSPRASYRDRIFATSIVGFADMPYIEEHNGRKDFTPIINKALELGGFKEDEPERKITVGFGHHAVLSHAAEIVAAVKAGEIKHFFLIGGCDGARPGRSYYTDFADKTPHNTLMLTLACGKYRFNYKDFGTLAGFPRLLDVGQCNDSFSAVRIAVALADAFQRGVNELPLTLVLSWYEQKAVAILLTLLFLDIRNIYIGPSLPAFFSPNVLQVLVEKFKVKVISTPEKDLEAILGANALKAQ, translated from the coding sequence ATGCAAAATGCTATGTTTTGTTATCAGTGTGAGCAGACCGCAGGGGGAAAAGGCTGTGTAAAGATGGGCGTATGCGGTAAAACTCCTGAAGTTGCCGCACTGCAAGATGTTCTCATTCACTCGTTAAAAGGAATTGGCTACTATGGCTGGCAAGTTATAAAAGATGGTGGAAAGATTGACACTCCTACCTATAAGTTCGTTATGGATACTATGTTTTCTACTCTTACAAATGTAAATTTTGATCCAGAACGGTTTGTGCAGTACATACAGCAAGCCAATAAGATTAAGTCTCAACTTAAAGAGCAGCTGGGCGCTATGGCAAAGTCCGCCCCCCGGGAAGCAGAGTATATGGCTCCATCTACCAAGGAAGAAATGTTACGCGATGCTCCGCGGTTCGGCATTATGGCTGACGAAACAATGGATATGGATATCCGGTCATTGCAGCAAACGTTAATTTATGGCTTTAAAGGCATGGCTGCTTATGCCCATCACGCCTTAATACTCGGGAAAAAGGATGAAGAAGTGGGCAATTTTTTCTTCAAGGGGCTGGCCGCTGCATTAGATCAATCGTTGGGTGTCCCCGAATGGCTGGGTCTATGCATGGAGCTAGGCAAGACCAACTTAAAATGTATGGAAATGCTCGATGCTGCCAATACAGTGGCTTATGGCAATCCGGAACCGACAGAAATACTCATATCCAAAAAAGCCGGACCGTTCATCGTCATCTCCGGGCATGACATGAAAGATCTTAAGCAGCTACTAGAACAGACAGAGGGTAAGGGCGTTAACATTTATACCCACGGCGAGATGATCCCCGGGCATGGTTATCCTGAACTGAAAAAGCATAAACATCTCATTGGTAATTTTGGTACTGCATGGCAAAACCAGCAAAAGGAATTTGATAATCTGCCAGGCTGCATTCTCATGACGACGAACTGTCTAATGTCGCCTCGTGCTAGTTATCGTGATCGAATTTTCGCAACGAGCATTGTCGGCTTTGCTGATATGCCGTATATTGAGGAACACAATGGACGCAAGGATTTTACCCCAATTATCAACAAGGCATTGGAGTTGGGTGGATTCAAAGAGGACGAACCTGAACGAAAGATCACTGTCGGGTTTGGGCATCATGCAGTTCTTAGTCATGCGGCTGAGATTGTAGCTGCGGTAAAAGCAGGGGAAATAAAGCACTTCTTCCTCATTGGCGGTTGTGACGGTGCCCGCCCGGGCAGAAGCTATTATACTGACTTTGCTGATAAGACTCCCCATAATACGTTGATGTTAACGTTAGCCTGCGGCAAATACCGGTTTAATTACAAAGATTTTGGCACATTAGCCGGTTTTCCCCGTCTCCTTGATGTAGGGCAGTGTAATGACTCTTTTTCCGCCGTACGCATTGCGGTGGCCTTAGCCGATGCGTTCCAGCGCGGTGTGAATGAGCTGCCGCTTACCCTGGTGTTGTCCTGGTATGAACAGAAAGCTGTCGCGATACTGCTCACACTGCTATTTCTCGATATTCGCAACATCTATATTGGTCCAAGTCTGCCGGCATTTTTCTCGCCTAATGTGCTGCAGGTTCTGGTTGAGAAATTTAAGGTTAAAGTTATCTCAACGCCTGAGAAAGATCTGGAAGCCATTCTTGGAGCGAATGCGTTAAAGGCGCAATAA
- a CDS encoding ferredoxin, producing MKGFVDKDTCIGCGLCPGICPEIFAMDDDGKAKALAREITDDIIVNAKDAEMQCPVSAIKVE from the coding sequence ATGAAAGGTTTTGTTGACAAGGATACTTGTATAGGTTGTGGATTGTGTCCGGGAATCTGTCCGGAAATTTTTGCAATGGATGACGACGGAAAAGCCAAGGCATTAGCTAGGGAAATTACAGATGATATTATTGTGAATGCAAAAGACGCTGAAATGCAATGTCCCGTCAGTGCAATAAAAGTTGAGTAG